A region of [Bacteroides] pectinophilus DNA encodes the following proteins:
- a CDS encoding iron ABC transporter permease: MKNKIRRYIKYAVGIVLVFLLFLWPLLNMFSEAFIAKDEGFTFAYFANVLSDAGFAKVISNTLLINICSMVSAGIVGVLLAYVMAYTDIAFKNILHKLLLIPLFIPSYIVTLAWMQMCMKNGLLYQLTHFELYSYKGIILMFTVCQYPIVYLMCLSHFRRIPRELEQAAVVSGCGRVKAFFKVVLPITKITIVNAMLLVFLSCLDNFGIVAFIGIPANINVLSTDIYKTIVSSTKDSYNIAAVKGIVLSVLAVIMMLATQWLSGNNKAGNCEKEDMEPRIMLGKWKFVLAGIMSCFIGLFNIVPLIKLVSSALTKGQGVKLSLKTMCFDNFFKVLRNVKSMNGIKNSIFLALAAVLLCTVIGITISYLSEYKKDRIASGIQAVVTFPYSIPGIILGLAIILTYAGSFHGFTIYGTIWILLLSYVTRFTAVSLRYANSAFAQLDSSMDEAAQISGANNYVKWKKVIIPLSMGTISAGMGLVMIYSMMELTTSSLLWSGGTETIGVVIFNFTSAGLSNMASAYSSIIMIGVCAAALLLKVIDKSVRIIRRR; encoded by the coding sequence ATGAAAAATAAAATACGCAGGTATATAAAATATGCCGTCGGAATAGTGTTGGTATTTTTATTGTTTCTCTGGCCGCTTCTTAATATGTTCAGCGAAGCCTTCATTGCAAAAGATGAGGGCTTCACATTTGCATATTTTGCAAATGTGCTGTCGGATGCGGGGTTTGCCAAAGTTATTAGCAATACATTGCTGATTAATATATGTTCTATGGTGTCGGCAGGCATAGTGGGTGTATTGCTTGCATATGTGATGGCTTATACGGATATTGCATTTAAGAATATATTGCATAAGCTGTTGCTGATACCGCTGTTTATTCCGTCTTATATCGTGACACTGGCGTGGATGCAGATGTGCATGAAAAATGGGTTATTGTATCAGCTGACGCATTTTGAACTGTATTCATATAAAGGAATCATTCTCATGTTTACAGTGTGCCAGTATCCGATAGTCTACCTGATGTGTCTGAGCCATTTCAGAAGGATTCCCAGAGAACTGGAACAGGCAGCGGTAGTATCGGGATGCGGACGCGTAAAGGCATTCTTTAAGGTAGTGCTGCCAATTACAAAAATAACTATTGTGAATGCAATGCTGCTTGTATTCCTGTCGTGTCTGGACAACTTTGGAATAGTTGCATTCATTGGAATACCGGCTAATATAAATGTGCTCAGTACGGATATTTATAAGACAATCGTATCATCAACAAAAGACAGCTATAACATTGCCGCTGTCAAGGGCATAGTGCTTTCGGTACTTGCAGTTATCATGATGCTGGCAACGCAGTGGCTGTCCGGCAATAATAAGGCCGGGAACTGTGAAAAAGAGGATATGGAACCAAGAATAATGCTTGGAAAATGGAAGTTTGTCCTTGCAGGCATAATGAGCTGTTTTATCGGTCTGTTTAACATTGTTCCATTAATTAAATTAGTGTCTTCGGCATTAACCAAAGGACAGGGCGTTAAGCTGTCTTTAAAAACAATGTGCTTTGATAATTTTTTTAAGGTATTAAGAAATGTAAAGTCCATGAACGGAATAAAGAACAGTATTTTCCTGGCATTAGCGGCGGTTCTTCTGTGTACGGTAATCGGTATTACAATATCATATCTGTCGGAGTATAAAAAAGACAGAATAGCATCAGGTATCCAGGCTGTAGTTACATTTCCATATTCAATTCCGGGAATTATATTGGGACTTGCAATTATACTGACGTATGCAGGCTCATTCCACGGATTTACGATATACGGGACAATATGGATTCTGCTGCTGTCATATGTAACACGTTTTACTGCGGTATCGCTGAGATACGCTAATTCAGCTTTCGCACAGCTTGATTCGTCAATGGATGAAGCTGCACAGATATCCGGAGCCAATAATTATGTAAAATGGAAAAAGGTAATCATTCCTCTCAGCATGGGAACTATATCTGCCGGAATGGGACTCGTTATGATATACAGTATGATGGAGCTGACAACATCGAGTCTGTTGTGGTCGGGCGGCACAGAGACAATTGGCGTTGTAATCTTTAACTTTACATCGGCAGGACTAAGCAACATGGCATCGGCTTATTCATCAATTATCATGATTGGTGTATGTGCGGCA